A genomic segment from Dietzia psychralcaliphila encodes:
- a CDS encoding alpha-hydroxy-acid oxidizing protein, translating to MTSDFATSPAGPHGDAADELAGHAGVDESAGHVGVEPEDTAPGRARQNVIYRAGVSGITPKVPTSAEKLEAAARRALMRRPGGRRAWAYVYGGAGSGVTMSGNRDALDRRQLVPRVLRSTDRRDLSTEVLGQRLPAPVLVAPIGAAGLVRRDADVHIGRAAAERGLPYILSSQGSSPMESTADAMKDGPRWFQLYWSRDEQLVDSFISRAEDIGAGALVVTLDTTTLGWRPWDLDLGSLPFTRGVGIAQYTSDPRFSEMVAERVAQDAGAASGTQSDSVKVTPKAVQTLFEMARNHPGGLRRNLSAPETRAAVQTFLDTFSNPALNWDHIATLRDRTRLPVVLKGVLHPEDAQRAFDMGVDAVMVSNHGGRQVDGSIGTLDALVRIRAAVGPEPTLLFDSGIRNGTDVVKAMACGADAVTIGRPHIYGLAIAGQQGVGEVLDNLLAEIDLTMSLCGASSWDEVDASLLA from the coding sequence ATGACGTCTGACTTCGCGACCTCCCCCGCAGGCCCCCACGGCGACGCCGCCGACGAATTGGCTGGACATGCCGGCGTCGACGAATCGGCTGGACATGTCGGCGTCGAGCCGGAGGACACCGCCCCCGGCCGGGCTCGCCAGAACGTCATCTACCGGGCGGGCGTCTCGGGAATCACTCCGAAGGTACCGACCAGCGCGGAGAAGCTCGAGGCCGCCGCGCGCCGCGCGCTCATGCGACGGCCCGGCGGCAGACGGGCCTGGGCCTACGTCTACGGCGGAGCCGGCTCCGGGGTGACCATGAGCGGCAATCGCGACGCGCTGGACCGGCGCCAACTGGTCCCCCGCGTCCTGCGCAGCACCGACCGGCGCGACCTCTCGACCGAGGTACTCGGGCAGAGGCTCCCGGCACCGGTGCTGGTCGCTCCGATCGGCGCCGCCGGACTGGTACGTCGTGACGCCGACGTCCACATCGGCCGTGCCGCGGCCGAGCGCGGGTTGCCGTACATCCTGTCCTCGCAGGGTTCGTCGCCCATGGAATCCACTGCCGACGCCATGAAGGACGGCCCACGCTGGTTCCAGCTGTACTGGAGCAGGGACGAGCAGCTGGTCGACAGCTTCATCTCCCGTGCGGAGGACATCGGCGCCGGGGCGCTGGTCGTCACCCTGGACACCACGACTCTGGGATGGAGGCCGTGGGATCTCGACCTCGGTTCGTTGCCGTTCACGCGGGGGGTCGGGATCGCGCAGTACACGTCGGATCCGCGTTTCTCCGAGATGGTGGCCGAGCGGGTCGCACAGGACGCCGGTGCCGCGTCCGGCACCCAGTCCGATTCCGTCAAGGTCACACCGAAGGCGGTTCAGACGCTGTTCGAGATGGCGCGGAATCATCCGGGCGGGTTGCGCAGGAACCTGAGTGCTCCGGAGACCCGCGCCGCCGTCCAGACCTTCCTCGACACGTTCTCGAATCCGGCACTGAACTGGGACCACATCGCGACGCTGCGGGATCGGACGCGACTGCCGGTCGTCCTCAAGGGCGTCCTGCACCCGGAGGACGCCCAGCGGGCCTTCGACATGGGCGTCGATGCGGTGATGGTCTCGAACCACGGAGGCCGCCAGGTGGACGGATCGATCGGCACGCTCGACGCCCTCGTACGGATCCGCGCCGCCGTCGGTCCGGAGCCGACGCTGCTGTTCGACTCGGGAATCCGCAACGGCACGGACGTGGTCAAGGCCATGGCGTGCGGGGCGGACGCCGTGACGATCGGGCGGCCACACATCTACGGCCTGGCCATCGCCGGCCAACAGGGGGTCGGCGAGGTGCTCGACAACCTGCTGGCCGAGATCGATCTCACGATGTCGCTCTGCGGCGCGAGCTCATGGGACGAGGTGGACGCCTCGCTCCTGGCGTGA
- a CDS encoding SulP family inorganic anion transporter, translated as MAPVGVLASFRYAFSSPRRLRTEVLAGLVVALALIPEAISFSILAGVDPRVGLFASFTMAVTIAFTGGRPAMISAATGAIALVIAPVAREYGLDYFIATVLLAGIIQVVLSLIGVGRLMRFIPRSVMVGFVNALAILIFTAQIPHLLGVPWLVYPMVAAGIAIMVFFPRLSAAVPAPLIAIVALTALVVLFGWSMPDVSDQGELPGSLPSLFIPDVPWTLETLQIIAPYAFAMALVGLMESMMTAKLVDDITEVRTDKTREGWGQGVANIVTSFFGGMGGCAMIGQTMINVKQSGARTRLSTLLAGVFLLILVVALGDIVGLIPMAALVAVMIMVSVATMDWHSIHPRTLRLMPVSETVVMVVTVAATVITHNLAIGVILGVLTAMVMFARRVAHMTSLEKVSELDSNHDGTIDIRTYRVRGELFWASSNDLVYQFDYTGDPQHVVIDLTDADIWDASTVATLDAITHKYAAKGKTVEIIGLDGSSQERLDKLSGNLGDGH; from the coding sequence CTGGCCCCGGTCGGCGTTCTCGCCTCGTTCAGGTACGCCTTCTCGTCCCCGAGGCGACTGCGGACCGAGGTGCTGGCCGGGCTGGTGGTCGCGCTCGCGCTGATCCCCGAGGCCATCTCGTTCTCCATCCTCGCCGGAGTGGACCCGAGGGTCGGGTTGTTCGCCTCGTTCACCATGGCCGTGACGATCGCCTTCACCGGCGGACGGCCCGCGATGATCTCCGCCGCGACCGGCGCGATAGCCCTGGTCATCGCACCCGTGGCGCGCGAGTACGGGCTGGACTACTTCATCGCCACCGTGCTGTTGGCGGGCATCATCCAGGTGGTCCTCAGTCTGATCGGCGTGGGCAGACTCATGCGGTTCATCCCCCGGTCGGTGATGGTCGGGTTCGTCAACGCCCTGGCCATCCTCATCTTCACCGCCCAGATCCCCCACCTGCTGGGTGTGCCGTGGCTGGTCTACCCGATGGTGGCGGCCGGGATCGCCATCATGGTGTTCTTCCCCAGGCTGTCCGCCGCGGTGCCCGCCCCACTGATCGCGATCGTGGCGCTCACCGCCCTCGTGGTGCTGTTCGGCTGGAGCATGCCCGACGTCAGCGACCAGGGCGAGCTGCCCGGCTCGCTGCCGTCGCTGTTCATCCCCGACGTCCCGTGGACCCTGGAGACGCTGCAGATCATCGCGCCCTACGCCTTTGCCATGGCGCTGGTCGGGCTCATGGAGTCGATGATGACCGCCAAACTCGTCGACGACATCACCGAAGTGCGCACCGACAAGACCCGTGAGGGATGGGGCCAGGGCGTGGCCAACATCGTCACCAGCTTCTTCGGCGGCATGGGTGGCTGCGCGATGATCGGCCAGACCATGATCAACGTCAAGCAGTCCGGTGCCCGCACCCGGCTGTCCACCCTGCTGGCCGGCGTCTTCCTGCTCATCCTCGTGGTGGCGTTGGGCGACATCGTCGGCCTGATCCCCATGGCCGCGCTTGTCGCGGTGATGATCATGGTCTCGGTGGCCACCATGGACTGGCACTCCATCCATCCCCGCACCCTGCGGTTGATGCCCGTCAGCGAGACCGTCGTCATGGTGGTCACCGTGGCCGCCACCGTGATCACCCACAACCTGGCGATCGGCGTGATCCTCGGTGTCCTCACCGCGATGGTCATGTTCGCCCGCCGTGTGGCACACATGACCAGCCTGGAGAAGGTCTCCGAGCTCGATTCGAACCACGACGGCACCATCGACATCCGCACCTACCGGGTTCGTGGCGAGCTGTTCTGGGCCTCCAGCAACGACCTGGTCTACCAGTTCGACTACACCGGCGATCCCCAGCACGTGGTCATCGACCTGACCGACGCCGACATCTGGGACGCCTCCACCGTGGCCACCCTGGACGCGATCACCCACAAGTACGCAGCCAAGGGCAAGACCGTCGAGATCATCGGCCTGGACGGCTCCAGCCAGGAGCGTCTGGACAAGCTCTCGGGGAACCTCGGCGACGGCCACTGA
- a CDS encoding glycosyltransferase 87 family protein, whose amino-acid sequence MSRPTTTTRGLSVAAGLTLSVAVTVVVMTQTLTGFMLDLQVFQDAGKAMLAGRDLYSEDFPTRSGFRFIYPPFAAIAFIPLAPLAATAAQVAWTAATIAAVWAILAMVATRLRLHGAMALALALTGVALLLEPIRANLGFGQINVFLVLMVTADVLGFTPRRVRGVLVGLAAGVKLTPAAFALMFLARKDWASLVRALGAAVTTIVLGHLVRPADSAYFWTTEFFLTDRGGPPEFVPNQALSGLLARAGLTGAPLDLAVYGFFLLTAAAAAWGACLLIRDDRPVDALMLVSLGVFIASPVAVTHHWSGMFIALPLLLASRRLPVRLALAALVVAHLIGTHLAYSLTPLDPAAHLLQWLVGNAQGLTGIAAFGILLADAARQPTPTRPDPEDPDA is encoded by the coding sequence ATGAGCCGACCCACCACCACGACCCGCGGGCTCAGTGTGGCCGCGGGCCTGACGCTGAGCGTGGCGGTGACTGTCGTGGTCATGACGCAGACGCTGACCGGGTTCATGCTGGACCTGCAGGTGTTCCAGGACGCCGGGAAGGCCATGCTGGCGGGGCGGGACCTGTACTCGGAGGACTTCCCCACCCGCTCGGGGTTCAGGTTCATCTATCCCCCCTTCGCCGCTATCGCCTTCATCCCGCTGGCACCCCTGGCCGCCACGGCCGCCCAGGTCGCCTGGACCGCCGCGACGATCGCGGCGGTGTGGGCGATCCTGGCCATGGTCGCCACCCGCCTGCGACTACACGGGGCCATGGCCCTGGCGCTCGCGCTGACCGGTGTGGCGCTGCTGCTCGAGCCGATCCGCGCGAACCTGGGCTTCGGCCAGATCAACGTCTTCCTGGTCCTGATGGTGACCGCCGACGTCCTGGGGTTCACCCCCCGCCGCGTCCGCGGTGTCCTGGTGGGCCTGGCCGCCGGGGTCAAACTCACCCCGGCCGCGTTCGCCCTGATGTTCCTCGCCCGAAAGGACTGGGCGTCCCTCGTGCGGGCTCTCGGCGCGGCTGTGACCACGATCGTGCTGGGTCACCTCGTCCGCCCGGCCGATTCGGCGTACTTCTGGACCACCGAGTTCTTCCTCACCGACCGCGGTGGGCCACCCGAGTTCGTCCCCAATCAGGCCCTGAGCGGCCTCCTGGCCCGCGCCGGCCTGACCGGTGCCCCGCTGGACCTTGCCGTCTACGGGTTCTTCCTGCTCACGGCCGCCGCGGCGGCCTGGGGCGCCTGTCTGCTGATCCGCGATGACCGTCCCGTGGACGCGTTGATGCTGGTCTCCCTCGGCGTCTTCATCGCCTCGCCGGTGGCCGTAACCCACCACTGGTCCGGGATGTTCATCGCCCTTCCGCTCCTCCTGGCTTCCCGCCGCCTCCCGGTGCGACTGGCGCTGGCGGCCCTCGTGGTGGCGCACCTGATCGGCACCCACCTCGCCTACTCCTTGACACCCCTCGACCCCGCGGCCCACCTGCTGCAGTGGCTGGTCGGAAACGCCCAGGGTCTGACCGGCATCGCCGCATTCGGGATACTTCTCGCAGACGCCGCCAGACAACCCACTCCTACTCGACCCGATCCCGAGGACCCCGATGCGTGA
- a CDS encoding glycosyltransferase, with amino-acid sequence MRDTELTVLLTVYHAIAPSQLRDALDSVRAQTVHPAEVIVVEDGPLPDALREVLDSTAGLRRFALPHNLGAAAASQRGFDEVRTSWVARQDADDISLPERFERQLDAARTLGVDVLGSAMLEFDTDPEHPKAVRALPTDHEDIARYARINNPVNNPSLLARTDAIRAVGGYRHVPYQEDYDLMIRLLGAGYRFHNLPEPLVKFRVTQAQFSRRKSRELTASERTIQRTLVDAGMVSRPRAVANYLIRNTYRRLPAAAMNAAYRRIFHG; translated from the coding sequence ATGCGTGACACCGAACTGACCGTCCTGCTCACCGTGTATCACGCAATCGCGCCCTCGCAGCTCCGCGACGCCCTGGACAGCGTGCGGGCTCAGACCGTTCACCCGGCCGAGGTGATCGTCGTGGAGGACGGCCCCCTGCCCGACGCGCTGCGCGAGGTCCTGGACTCCACCGCGGGCCTGCGCCGGTTCGCCCTGCCCCACAACCTCGGGGCCGCCGCGGCCTCGCAACGAGGGTTCGACGAGGTCCGCACCAGCTGGGTAGCCCGTCAGGATGCCGACGACATCTCCCTGCCCGAGCGGTTCGAGCGGCAACTCGACGCCGCACGCACCCTCGGGGTGGATGTCCTGGGTTCGGCGATGCTGGAGTTCGACACCGACCCGGAACACCCGAAGGCCGTACGCGCCCTCCCCACCGACCACGAGGACATCGCCCGGTACGCCCGCATCAACAACCCCGTCAACAACCCGTCGCTGCTGGCCCGCACCGACGCCATCCGTGCCGTCGGCGGCTACCGCCACGTCCCCTATCAGGAGGACTACGACCTGATGATCCGGCTCCTCGGCGCCGGCTACCGCTTCCACAACCTGCCCGAACCGCTGGTGAAGTTCCGCGTCACGCAGGCGCAGTTCTCCCGTAGGAAGAGCCGCGAGCTCACCGCGTCCGAACGCACCATCCAGCGCACCCTCGTCGACGCCGGGATGGTCTCCCGCCCCCGCGCGGTGGCCAACTACCTCATCCGCAATACCTACCGAAGGCTGCCCGCCGCCGCCATGAACGCGGCGTACCGACGGATCTTTCACGGTTGA
- a CDS encoding putative transporter small subunit: MTPILLTIYVLVWPVIVAGVLAVLVGAFIKEAAEAKRDGVPII, encoded by the coding sequence ATGACACCGATACTTCTGACGATCTATGTGCTCGTCTGGCCCGTGATCGTGGCCGGCGTCCTCGCCGTCCTGGTGGGCGCCTTCATCAAGGAGGCCGCCGAGGCCAAGCGTGATGGCGTGCCGATCATCTAG
- a CDS encoding sodium:solute symporter family protein yields MFMSSRIAKRKENADSFMTAGHKIGFGISAASMTATWIWASSMYASVNSGYLYGISGPIHYGFWGALMILFIYPFGKRIRKVAPQAHTLAEVMFARHGRSSQFMLAGSNILGSVISLTSNFIAGGALISMLSPFSFIQGVIVIAAGVLLYTLWSGFRASVLTDFAQVLAMLGAVIIIVPSMFFFLGGVELFTTGAQNLTPQQQSFFSSDAFLNQGAPYIAAVLAYAIGNQTIAQRLFAVREDLIRPTFITATIGYGATIIGIGMVGVLALYAGIDPVDGDPNNVLPQVAAEYLPGVLVAVFFIMIIGSLSSTADSDLSAMSSIAMSDLYGQGMRGRGKVPNPRVMLIVGRITMVLATVAALFFANIRFNILDLLVFVGALWGALVFPVIASFYWKKVTNSAFTVSVLVALAVFLPTRFGLIPDSGVLAYAVEALAVVGVGVVLGLMVFGFLGLRPALVVAVIAALGSAPFILGFLRDYDTLTASLVAYAVSTIVCVAMSYRSSMDYDFDQIALATADYDTDEVAQELADADAQNKAENNNDDDDDVVRV; encoded by the coding sequence ATGTTCATGTCATCGCGGATCGCGAAGAGGAAAGAGAACGCCGACAGCTTCATGACCGCCGGCCACAAGATCGGGTTCGGGATCTCGGCGGCGTCGATGACCGCCACCTGGATCTGGGCGTCCTCCATGTACGCCTCGGTCAACTCCGGATACCTCTACGGTATTTCGGGGCCGATCCACTACGGTTTCTGGGGAGCCCTGATGATCCTGTTCATCTATCCCTTCGGTAAACGCATCCGCAAGGTCGCCCCGCAGGCGCACACCCTGGCCGAGGTCATGTTCGCCCGCCACGGTAGGTCCTCCCAGTTCATGCTGGCCGGATCCAACATCCTGGGTTCCGTCATCTCGTTGACGTCGAACTTCATCGCCGGCGGCGCGCTGATCTCCATGCTCAGCCCGTTCAGCTTCATCCAGGGCGTGATCGTGATCGCCGCGGGAGTCCTGCTCTACACCCTGTGGTCCGGTTTCCGCGCCTCGGTGCTCACCGACTTCGCGCAGGTGCTGGCCATGCTCGGCGCGGTGATCATCATCGTGCCGTCGATGTTCTTCTTCCTCGGCGGAGTCGAGCTGTTCACCACCGGCGCCCAGAACCTGACCCCGCAGCAGCAGTCATTCTTCTCGTCGGATGCCTTCCTCAACCAGGGTGCTCCGTACATCGCGGCCGTCCTCGCCTACGCGATCGGCAACCAGACCATCGCGCAGCGTCTGTTCGCGGTCCGGGAGGACCTGATCAGGCCGACCTTCATCACGGCGACCATCGGATACGGCGCCACGATCATCGGCATCGGCATGGTCGGCGTGCTCGCCCTCTACGCCGGAATCGATCCCGTCGACGGCGACCCGAACAACGTGCTTCCCCAGGTGGCGGCCGAGTACCTGCCCGGTGTCCTGGTGGCGGTGTTCTTCATCATGATCATCGGTTCGCTCTCCTCGACCGCGGACTCGGACCTGTCCGCCATGTCGTCGATCGCGATGAGCGACCTGTACGGCCAGGGCATGCGCGGCCGCGGCAAGGTGCCCAACCCCCGCGTGATGCTCATCGTCGGCCGCATCACCATGGTCCTGGCCACGGTGGCCGCGTTGTTCTTCGCCAACATCCGGTTCAACATCCTCGACCTGTTGGTGTTCGTTGGCGCACTGTGGGGAGCGTTGGTCTTCCCGGTGATCGCGAGCTTCTACTGGAAGAAGGTCACCAACAGCGCCTTCACCGTCTCCGTCCTGGTTGCCCTGGCGGTCTTCCTGCCCACCCGATTCGGGCTGATCCCGGACTCCGGTGTGCTGGCATACGCCGTCGAGGCGCTCGCCGTGGTGGGCGTGGGCGTGGTCCTGGGCCTGATGGTCTTCGGCTTCCTGGGCCTCAGGCCGGCGCTCGTCGTGGCCGTGATCGCGGCACTCGGCAGCGCGCCGTTCATCCTCGGCTTCCTGCGTGACTACGACACGCTCACGGCCTCGCTCGTCGCGTACGCGGTCAGCACGATCGTCTGCGTGGCCATGTCGTACCGCAGTTCGATGGACTACGACTTCGACCAGATCGCGCTGGCCACCGCCGACTACGACACCGACGAGGTGGCGCAGGAGCTCGCCGACGCTGACGCCCAGAACAAGGCCGAGAACAACAACGATGACGACGACGACGTCGTCCGCGTCTAG
- a CDS encoding MazG nucleotide pyrophosphohydrolase domain-containing protein: MSETLFSTGAGDRLGGDRLAEAVEVMARIRRDGDWESAQTHASLLPYLLEESWELVDAVADGDRDELVSELGDLLLQVLFHAAIGAERAEGSFDIQDVAAALLDKLRRRAPYWFTPDGSAGVGSAHLDAAEQDRLWQVAKAAERAGRPPRGVVDGIPWDMPALALGQKVLARASSAGVPDELVPAEMRVVRVDPVGLFREHAAGGRDDGSGREDCSGGENDSGREDSPGGGDASGRENGSGREDGTGSGSAEVAYRQVVRSFARDLREAESRLPVPATDATAADWRAAWPS, encoded by the coding sequence GTGTCCGAAACGCTCTTCTCGACGGGAGCGGGGGACCGGCTGGGCGGCGACCGGCTCGCCGAGGCCGTCGAGGTGATGGCCCGCATCCGGCGAGACGGTGACTGGGAGTCCGCCCAGACTCACGCCTCGCTGCTGCCGTACCTGCTGGAGGAGTCGTGGGAGCTGGTCGACGCCGTGGCCGACGGCGACCGCGACGAGCTGGTCTCCGAGCTCGGCGACCTGCTACTGCAGGTGCTGTTCCACGCCGCGATCGGCGCGGAGCGGGCCGAGGGGTCGTTCGACATCCAGGATGTTGCCGCCGCACTGTTGGACAAGCTGCGTCGGCGCGCGCCGTACTGGTTCACCCCGGACGGCTCAGCCGGAGTTGGTTCAGCTCACCTCGATGCAGCCGAGCAGGACCGCCTGTGGCAGGTGGCCAAGGCCGCCGAACGCGCCGGTCGCCCGCCGCGCGGGGTGGTCGACGGCATCCCGTGGGACATGCCGGCCCTCGCCCTGGGGCAGAAGGTGCTGGCCCGCGCCAGCTCGGCGGGAGTCCCCGACGAGCTGGTTCCCGCGGAGATGAGGGTGGTCCGTGTGGACCCGGTGGGCCTGTTCCGCGAGCATGCCGCCGGCGGCCGGGATGATGGGTCTGGCCGCGAGGACTGCTCCGGCGGTGAGAACGACTCTGGCCGCGAGGACAGCCCTGGCGGTGGGGATGCCTCGGGCCGCGAGAACGGCTCTGGCCGCGAGGACGGGACCGGTTCCGGGTCCGCCGAAGTGGCGTACCGGCAGGTGGTCCGGAGCTTTGCCCGCGATCTCCGCGAGGCCGAGTCGCGGCTTCCCGTCCCCGCCACCGACGCCACCGCGGCCGACTGGCGCGCGGCCTGGCCCAGCTGA